One Nonomuraea angiospora DNA segment encodes these proteins:
- a CDS encoding MOSC domain-containing protein, which translates to MYLEALRRYPVKSMLGEELTESEVSERGLAGDRARAVLDVATGKIASAKNPRLWRGLLTIDGTAVPGDEELSSRLGREVRLIGVPPDGAEFERSVPERVLAEGIEAEVPYTVGTLGGASPAGTFFDFAPIHLITTSAIARIGALGPRGTVEALRYRPNLVIGTVAEGFVENDWVGRELRVGEEVVLAVIVASPRCAVPTLEHGSLGRDADALRTVAGHNRVPVFEMGPQPCAGVYARVVRPGRVRKGDRVRLT; encoded by the coding sequence ATGTACCTGGAGGCGCTGCGTCGCTACCCCGTCAAGTCGATGCTGGGGGAGGAGCTGACCGAGAGCGAGGTGAGCGAGCGCGGGCTGGCCGGGGACCGGGCGCGGGCGGTGCTCGACGTCGCGACCGGGAAGATCGCCAGTGCCAAGAACCCCCGCCTCTGGCGCGGCCTGCTCACGATCGACGGCACCGCGGTTCCCGGCGACGAGGAGCTGTCGTCGCGGCTCGGGCGCGAGGTGCGGCTGATCGGCGTGCCTCCGGACGGCGCCGAGTTCGAGCGCTCGGTCCCGGAACGGGTGCTGGCCGAGGGCATCGAGGCGGAGGTCCCCTACACCGTCGGCACGCTCGGCGGCGCCTCGCCCGCCGGGACGTTCTTCGACTTCGCCCCGATCCACCTCATCACGACCTCGGCGATCGCGCGGATCGGCGCGCTCGGCCCGCGCGGCACCGTCGAGGCCCTCCGCTACCGGCCCAACCTGGTGATCGGGACGGTGGCGGAGGGGTTCGTCGAGAACGACTGGGTGGGACGCGAGCTGCGCGTCGGTGAGGAGGTGGTGCTGGCGGTGATCGTGGCCAGCCCGCGCTGCGCGGTGCCGACGCTCGAACACGGGAGCCTCGGGCGCGACGCCGACGCGCTGCGCACGGTGGCCGGGCACAACCGGGTGCCCGTGTTCGAGATGGGGCCGCAGCCCTGCGCGGGGGTGTACGCGCGAGTGGTGCGGCCCGGGAGGGTCAGGAAAGGCGACCGGGTACGCCTGACGTGA
- a CDS encoding PadR family transcriptional regulator: MSASTRILILGALLDGPMNGYGVRRRLEVMGADQWANVAFGSIYHGLSKMADEGLLAVVEAGRGGKVVYELTEHGREEFHRMLLTAWHEVRPIVDPFQVAVTFMDRLDKQELLQALYSRMQQLRMSVEILGHAMGAKQRFGAPQHIDENLRLNRSMVQAQLDWVEKAVERVEADELP; encoded by the coding sequence ATGTCTGCTTCGACGCGCATCCTCATCCTCGGCGCCCTGCTCGACGGTCCCATGAACGGCTACGGGGTCCGGCGGCGGCTGGAGGTGATGGGTGCCGACCAATGGGCGAACGTCGCCTTCGGGTCGATCTACCACGGGCTGAGCAAGATGGCCGACGAAGGGCTCCTGGCCGTCGTCGAGGCGGGCAGGGGCGGCAAGGTCGTCTACGAGCTGACCGAGCACGGCCGCGAAGAGTTCCACCGGATGTTGCTGACCGCCTGGCACGAGGTCAGGCCCATCGTCGATCCGTTCCAGGTGGCGGTGACATTCATGGACCGGCTGGACAAGCAGGAGCTCCTGCAGGCTCTTTACAGCAGGATGCAGCAGCTCAGAATGAGCGTCGAGATCCTCGGTCATGCCATGGGCGCCAAGCAGCGCTTCGGCGCTCCCCAGCACATCGACGAGAACCTCCGCCTCAACAGATCCATGGTCCAGGCCCAGCTCGACTGGGTCGAGAAGGCCGTCGAACGGGTTGAGGCCGACGAATTGCCCTAA
- the hutI gene encoding imidazolonepropionase encodes MSTTLIDGIGSLYTGDPEREEIPDAALVVADGLVAWAGPAAQAPDADERVDVGGRAVIPGFVDSHAHLIFAGDRTAEFQARMSGEPYTGGGIRTTVAATRQAGDAELAAHARALVAEMLAQGTTTVEIKSGYGLTVEDERRSLEIAAGLTGETTFLGAHVVPAGMDADSYVRLVAGEMLDACAPHARWIDVFCERGAFDGDQTREILGAGLKAGLGARVHANQLGEGPGVRIACELGAASADHCTHLTPADVDALASSDTVATLLPGAEFSTRSPYPDARRLIDAGATVALATDCNPGSSFTSSMAFCVALAVREMRMTPLEAIRAATYGGARALRRTDVGWLRPGARADLVVLDAPSYVHLAYRPGVPLVHQVFRGGLLL; translated from the coding sequence ATGAGCACGACGCTGATCGACGGGATCGGATCGCTGTACACCGGCGACCCCGAGCGCGAGGAGATCCCCGACGCGGCGCTGGTCGTGGCGGACGGCCTGGTCGCCTGGGCCGGGCCCGCCGCCCAGGCCCCCGACGCCGACGAGCGGGTGGACGTCGGGGGCCGCGCCGTCATCCCCGGCTTCGTGGACAGCCACGCCCACCTGATCTTCGCCGGTGACCGGACGGCCGAGTTCCAGGCCCGCATGTCCGGCGAGCCGTACACCGGTGGCGGCATCAGGACCACGGTCGCCGCCACCCGGCAGGCCGGCGACGCCGAGCTGGCCGCCCACGCGCGTGCCCTGGTGGCCGAGATGCTCGCCCAGGGCACCACGACCGTCGAGATCAAGAGCGGCTACGGCCTGACCGTCGAGGACGAGCGGCGCTCGCTGGAGATCGCCGCCGGGCTGACCGGCGAGACCACCTTCCTGGGGGCGCACGTCGTGCCCGCCGGCATGGACGCCGACTCCTACGTGCGGCTGGTCGCCGGGGAGATGCTCGACGCGTGCGCCCCCCACGCCAGGTGGATCGACGTGTTCTGCGAGCGCGGGGCCTTCGACGGCGACCAGACGCGCGAGATCCTGGGCGCCGGGCTCAAGGCGGGGCTGGGGGCGCGGGTGCACGCCAACCAGCTCGGGGAGGGGCCGGGCGTCCGCATCGCCTGCGAGCTGGGCGCCGCCTCGGCCGACCACTGCACCCATCTGACACCGGCCGACGTGGACGCGCTGGCGTCGTCGGACACGGTGGCGACGCTGCTGCCGGGGGCGGAGTTCTCGACGCGGTCGCCGTACCCGGACGCCCGGCGGCTGATCGACGCGGGGGCCACCGTGGCGCTGGCTACCGACTGCAACCCGGGGTCGTCGTTCACGTCGTCGATGGCGTTCTGCGTGGCGCTGGCCGTACGCGAGATGCGCATGACGCCGCTGGAGGCGATCAGGGCGGCGACGTACGGCGGGGCGCGCGCGCTGCGCCGTACGGACGTAGGCTGGCTGCGGCCCGGGGCCCGCGCGGACCTCGTCGTGCTCGATGCCCCCTCCTATGTACACCTTGCCTATCGGCCCGGCGTCCCCCTCGTTCACCAGGTGTTTCGCGGCGGTCTCCTCCTTTAG
- a CDS encoding allantoate amidohydrolase, with protein MLEPLAHIGRDPATGGYVRDAWSAADMELREWFAGEAGRRGLDLREDRNGNLWAWWGDPSGRPGVVTGSHLDSVRQGGAYDGPLGVVSAFAALDLLKERGTTPARPVGVVCFTDEEGARFGVPCMGSRLLTGVLAPERALALTDDSGDTLADVMTRAGRAPHEVGRDDETLATVATFVELHVEQGQALVHEGRPVGVAAAIWPHGRWRFDFHGRADHAGTTRLADRDDPMLPFARMVLAAREAAAGRDVVATVGKVRVSPGNANAIPGLVSAWLDARGADEAAVRALVAELTELTDQAGAAVREESWTPIVDFDVPLRERLARVAGGDTPAPVLPTGAGHDAGILASAGVPSAMLFVRNPTGVSHSPDEHAERADCEAGVVALADVLEDLCG; from the coding sequence ATGCTTGAACCACTCGCGCACATAGGACGGGATCCGGCGACCGGGGGCTACGTCAGGGACGCCTGGTCGGCCGCTGACATGGAGCTTCGCGAGTGGTTCGCGGGCGAGGCCGGGCGACGGGGGCTCGACCTGCGCGAAGACCGCAACGGCAACCTCTGGGCGTGGTGGGGCGACCCTTCCGGCCGCCCCGGCGTGGTGACCGGGAGCCACCTCGACTCCGTACGGCAGGGCGGCGCGTACGACGGGCCGCTCGGGGTCGTGTCGGCCTTCGCCGCCCTCGACCTCCTGAAGGAGCGCGGGACCACGCCGGCCAGGCCGGTCGGCGTGGTCTGCTTCACCGACGAGGAGGGCGCCAGGTTCGGGGTGCCCTGCATGGGGTCGAGGCTGCTCACGGGCGTGCTGGCGCCCGAGCGGGCCCTCGCGCTCACCGACGACTCCGGCGACACGCTGGCCGACGTCATGACGAGGGCCGGGCGGGCGCCGCACGAGGTGGGGCGGGACGACGAGACGCTCGCCACGGTCGCCACGTTCGTGGAGCTCCACGTCGAGCAGGGCCAGGCGCTCGTCCACGAGGGAAGGCCGGTGGGCGTGGCCGCGGCGATCTGGCCGCACGGACGCTGGCGCTTCGACTTCCACGGCCGGGCCGACCACGCGGGCACCACCCGGCTGGCCGACCGGGACGACCCGATGCTGCCGTTCGCCCGCATGGTGCTGGCCGCCCGCGAGGCCGCGGCCGGCCGCGACGTGGTGGCCACGGTCGGCAAGGTACGCGTCTCCCCGGGCAACGCCAACGCCATCCCCGGCCTGGTCTCGGCCTGGCTCGACGCCCGCGGGGCGGACGAGGCCGCCGTGCGCGCCCTCGTCGCCGAGCTGACCGAGCTCACCGACCAGGCGGGGGCCGCGGTGCGGGAGGAGTCGTGGACGCCGATCGTCGACTTCGACGTGCCGCTCAGGGAACGCCTGGCCAGGGTCGCGGGAGGCGATACGCCCGCGCCCGTCCTGCCCACGGGGGCGGGCCACGACGCGGGGATCCTGGCCTCGGCGGGCGTCCCGAGCGCGATGTTGTTCGTCAGGAACCCCACAGGCGTGTCCCATTCCCCCGACGAGCACGCCGAGCGGGCTGACTGCGAGGCGGGAGTCGTCGCACTCGCGGACGTGCTGGAGGACCTGTGCGGCTGA
- a CDS encoding TetR/AcrR family transcriptional regulator encodes MNLKAERGAATRDRVLAIATRLFADRGYDDTSIEVVLQESGLSRGALYHHYAGKDALFEAVLEATESAIGGKIRQAVRGITDPAAALRAGVLAWISLAGDPVIQRIVLIDAPAVMGWERWRAMEERYSFGMLKAALGATGAVPAEFLDLHAHMLLAAVNESALMVARGGDHTTAVAAVEEFLRRLLQP; translated from the coding sequence ATGAACCTCAAGGCGGAACGCGGCGCGGCCACCCGCGACAGGGTCCTGGCGATCGCCACGCGGCTGTTCGCCGACCGGGGCTACGACGACACCTCCATCGAGGTGGTCCTGCAGGAGTCGGGGCTGAGCCGGGGGGCGCTCTACCACCACTACGCCGGCAAGGACGCCCTCTTCGAGGCGGTGCTGGAGGCGACGGAGTCGGCCATCGGCGGCAAGATCCGGCAGGCCGTCCGCGGCATCACCGACCCGGCGGCGGCCCTGCGCGCCGGGGTGCTGGCCTGGATCTCGCTCGCCGGGGACCCGGTCATCCAGCGCATCGTCCTCATCGACGCGCCCGCGGTGATGGGCTGGGAACGGTGGCGGGCCATGGAGGAGCGCTACTCATTCGGGATGCTGAAGGCGGCGCTGGGGGCCACGGGGGCGGTGCCGGCCGAGTTTTTGGACCTGCACGCGCACATGCTGCTGGCGGCCGTCAACGAGAGCGCCCTCATGGTGGCCCGCGGCGGCGACCACACCACCGCGGTGGCCGCCGTCGAAGAATTCCTCCGCCGCCTCCTCCAGCCCTAG
- a CDS encoding formimidoylglutamate deiminase: MRLTYWCEQAWLPGGVTDGVLIEVEGERIASVAQGPPGTAERLPGITVPGLANAHSHAFHRALRGTAQEGKGDFWTWRERMYEVAGALEPDSYLRLARAVYAEMALAGVTCVGEFHYLHHGPDGRPYDDANEMGHALVRAAREAGLRIALLDTCYLTGGIGAPLTGAQLRFTDGDAERWAVRADDLAAAYEGQPDVEIGAAIHSVRAVPPEQMPVVAEFSHRHAGPLHMHVSEQPAENAACVEMYAATPVQVLHERGALGPRSTAVHATHLTDVDIELIAQSGTHICMCPTTERDLADGIGPARAAADRGAQITLGSDSHAVIDLFEEARGVELDERLRSGRRGNWSAADLLAAATAAGHASLGFPDAGLLVPGAWADLVSVRLDSVRTAGTGGPEAVVFAATAADVHSVVSGGRRVVTDGRHRLGDVGSLLAEAIRRVR; the protein is encoded by the coding sequence GTGCGGCTGACCTACTGGTGCGAACAGGCCTGGCTGCCCGGCGGGGTCACCGACGGCGTGCTCATCGAGGTCGAGGGCGAAAGGATCGCGAGCGTCGCCCAGGGCCCGCCGGGCACGGCCGAGCGCCTGCCGGGGATCACCGTTCCCGGCCTGGCCAACGCCCACTCCCACGCCTTCCACCGCGCGCTGCGCGGCACCGCCCAGGAGGGCAAGGGCGACTTCTGGACCTGGCGCGAGCGGATGTACGAGGTGGCGGGGGCGCTGGAGCCCGACTCCTACCTGCGGCTGGCCCGGGCGGTCTACGCCGAGATGGCGCTGGCCGGGGTGACCTGCGTGGGCGAGTTCCACTACCTGCACCACGGGCCGGACGGCCGCCCGTACGACGACGCCAACGAGATGGGCCACGCCCTCGTCCGCGCGGCCCGCGAGGCGGGCCTGCGCATCGCGCTGCTCGACACCTGCTACCTGACCGGCGGCATCGGCGCCCCGCTGACCGGCGCGCAGCTGCGCTTCACCGACGGCGACGCCGAGCGCTGGGCGGTCAGGGCCGACGACCTGGCGGCGGCCTACGAGGGGCAGCCCGACGTGGAGATCGGCGCGGCCATCCACTCCGTGCGCGCGGTGCCGCCGGAGCAGATGCCGGTCGTGGCCGAGTTCTCCCACCGGCACGCGGGCCCCCTCCACATGCACGTGTCCGAGCAGCCCGCCGAGAACGCCGCCTGCGTGGAGATGTACGCGGCCACGCCGGTTCAGGTGCTGCACGAGCGAGGCGCCCTGGGGCCGCGCTCGACCGCCGTGCACGCCACCCACCTGACCGACGTGGACATCGAGCTGATCGCCCAGTCCGGCACCCACATCTGCATGTGCCCCACCACCGAACGCGACCTCGCCGACGGCATCGGCCCGGCCAGGGCGGCGGCCGACCGGGGCGCGCAGATCACGCTCGGCTCCGACAGCCACGCCGTGATCGACCTGTTCGAGGAGGCGCGCGGGGTCGAGCTGGACGAGCGGCTGCGCAGCGGCAGGCGCGGCAACTGGAGCGCCGCCGACCTGCTCGCCGCCGCGACCGCCGCCGGCCACGCCTCCCTCGGCTTCCCCGACGCGGGGCTGCTGGTGCCCGGCGCGTGGGCCGACCTGGTGTCGGTACGCCTCGACTCCGTACGCACGGCGGGCACGGGCGGGCCGGAGGCCGTGGTGTTCGCGGCCACGGCGGCGGACGTGCACTCGGTGGTCTCCGGCGGCCGCCGGGTCGTCACGGACGGGCGGCACCGGCTCGGCGACGTCGGATCCCTGCTGGCAGAGGCGATACGGAGGGTGAGATGA
- a CDS encoding SDR family oxidoreductase codes for MNERPTALVTGASRGIGAAVAEALGPTHHVILNGRDEESLAAVAAGLPDARVWPAELTALTEAAVAGIGRLDVLVHSAGINRMGRIADLSAAAWRETLEVNVVAVAELTRLLLPALRTAGGHVVCVNSGSGQRANPEWGAYAASKFALKAFADALRLEEPRLRVTTVYPGRTATDMQRELRRYEGGEFEPEKYLTPRSVARAVLAAVTAGPDAHLTELTLRPRGGPVN; via the coding sequence ATGAACGAACGACCGACTGCGCTGGTCACAGGCGCTTCGCGCGGGATCGGCGCGGCCGTGGCCGAGGCGCTGGGCCCCACGCACCACGTGATACTCAACGGCCGCGACGAGGAGTCGCTGGCCGCCGTGGCGGCCGGGCTGCCCGACGCGCGCGTCTGGCCGGCGGAGCTGACGGCGCTCACCGAGGCGGCCGTCGCCGGGATCGGACGGCTCGACGTGCTCGTGCACTCGGCCGGGATCAACCGGATGGGCCGGATCGCCGACCTGTCCGCCGCCGCGTGGCGCGAGACGCTGGAGGTGAACGTCGTCGCGGTCGCCGAGCTGACCCGGCTGCTGCTGCCCGCCCTGCGCACGGCCGGGGGGCACGTGGTCTGCGTCAACTCGGGCTCGGGGCAGCGGGCCAACCCCGAGTGGGGCGCCTACGCGGCCAGCAAGTTCGCGCTGAAGGCGTTCGCCGACGCGCTGCGGCTGGAGGAGCCGCGGCTGAGGGTGACGACCGTCTACCCGGGCCGGACGGCCACCGACATGCAGCGCGAGCTGCGCCGCTACGAGGGCGGCGAGTTCGAGCCCGAGAAGTACCTCACGCCGCGGAGCGTGGCGCGGGCCGTGCTGGCCGCCGTCACCGCGGGCCCCGACGCCCACCTCACCGAGCTGACCCTCCGGCCCAGGGGAGGGCCTGTCAACTGA
- a CDS encoding sigma-70 family RNA polymerase sigma factor gives MARPTGSRTQEQHIAERDLLGTYLAEIGRVPLLTAEEEVELAKRIEAGLFAEQLLDSGGSEPRIGDAADEELERLAISGQRAKDEFIQANLRLVVAVARKYSGRGMPLIDLVQEGNLGLVRAVEKFDYRRGYKFSTYATWWIRQSVGRAIHEQARPVRLPTHAGEQMTRLMRVRRDMLAEFDAEPTDDDLAEILDLPIERVRELRRWASDPVSLQLGVGDEDETELGDMIADETWADPEQQAIDILERERLDQWLTGLEGDTSEMLRWRYGLVDGREHTLTEVGERYGIGRDRARRIERDALARLRKMATAAA, from the coding sequence ATGGCAAGGCCTACGGGGAGTCGCACGCAGGAGCAGCACATCGCCGAGCGCGATCTGCTGGGGACATACCTGGCTGAGATCGGCAGGGTCCCGCTGCTCACGGCGGAGGAGGAAGTGGAGCTCGCCAAGCGGATCGAGGCGGGTCTCTTCGCCGAGCAGCTGCTCGACAGCGGGGGCTCGGAGCCGCGCATCGGGGACGCGGCCGACGAGGAGCTGGAGCGCCTGGCGATCTCCGGCCAGCGGGCGAAGGACGAGTTCATCCAGGCCAACCTGCGCCTGGTGGTGGCGGTGGCCCGGAAATACTCGGGGCGGGGGATGCCGCTGATCGACCTGGTGCAGGAGGGGAACCTGGGGCTGGTCAGGGCGGTGGAGAAGTTCGACTACCGGCGGGGGTACAAGTTCTCCACGTACGCGACGTGGTGGATCCGGCAGTCGGTGGGGCGTGCCATCCACGAGCAGGCCCGCCCGGTGCGCCTGCCCACGCACGCGGGGGAGCAGATGACGCGGCTGATGCGGGTCCGCCGCGACATGCTGGCGGAGTTCGACGCCGAGCCCACGGACGACGATCTCGCCGAGATCCTCGACCTGCCGATCGAGCGCGTACGCGAGCTGCGGCGCTGGGCCTCCGACCCGGTCTCGCTCCAGCTCGGGGTGGGCGACGAGGACGAGACGGAGCTCGGCGACATGATCGCCGACGAGACGTGGGCCGATCCCGAGCAGCAGGCCATCGACATCCTGGAGCGCGAGCGGCTGGACCAGTGGCTGACGGGGCTCGAGGGCGACACCAGCGAGATGCTGCGGTGGCGCTACGGGCTGGTGGACGGGCGCGAGCACACGCTCACGGAGGTCGGGGAACGCTACGGCATCGGCCGCGACCGCGCCCGCCGCATCGAACGCGACGCTCTGGCCCGCCTCCGCAAAATGGCCACCGCGGCCGCCTGA
- a CDS encoding ABC transporter substrate-binding protein, producing the protein MRLRLAVAAMLPLLALAACGTSTSSQEAGPTRTVKHAMGETKVPMTPKRVVVLDTDKLDTMVSLGLAPVGAAQASQNQKWPAYLGSALSATKAVGTTQAPNIEAIMALQPDLILGSKFRQEAFYDKLSKIAPTVFTEKVGITWKDNFLLDAEALGKKDQAQQLLTGFETRAKEVGAKFSKLKVSIVRFMPTEIRMYGPESFSGIVVGDAGIQRPEAQQLAGQADKRFGKLSQENIAQADADAIFYTAYGEAAVKSQTAVTGGPLWKNLGAVKSNNAHNVDDEIWMTGIGVTAAGKILDDLVKYLTPLAS; encoded by the coding sequence ATGCGTCTTCGCCTGGCCGTCGCCGCCATGCTCCCCCTCCTCGCCCTCGCCGCCTGCGGCACTTCCACGTCCTCGCAGGAGGCGGGACCGACCCGGACCGTCAAGCACGCCATGGGCGAGACGAAGGTGCCGATGACCCCCAAGCGGGTGGTGGTGCTCGACACGGACAAGCTCGACACGATGGTCTCGCTCGGCCTGGCGCCCGTCGGCGCGGCACAGGCGTCCCAGAACCAGAAGTGGCCCGCCTACCTCGGCTCGGCACTGTCGGCCACCAAGGCGGTCGGCACCACCCAGGCCCCCAACATCGAGGCCATCATGGCGCTCCAGCCGGACCTCATCCTGGGCAGCAAGTTCCGGCAGGAGGCCTTCTACGACAAGCTCAGCAAGATCGCGCCGACCGTGTTCACCGAGAAGGTGGGCATCACCTGGAAGGACAACTTCCTGCTCGACGCCGAGGCGCTGGGCAAGAAGGACCAGGCCCAGCAGCTGCTGACGGGTTTCGAGACGCGGGCCAAGGAGGTGGGCGCGAAGTTCTCGAAGCTGAAGGTGAGCATCGTGCGGTTCATGCCCACCGAGATCCGCATGTACGGGCCCGAGTCCTTCAGCGGCATCGTGGTGGGTGACGCGGGCATCCAGCGGCCCGAGGCGCAGCAGCTGGCCGGCCAGGCCGACAAGCGCTTCGGCAAGCTGAGCCAGGAGAACATCGCCCAGGCCGACGCAGACGCGATCTTCTACACCGCGTACGGGGAGGCGGCCGTCAAGTCGCAGACCGCGGTGACCGGCGGGCCGCTGTGGAAGAACCTCGGCGCGGTCAAGTCGAACAACGCGCACAACGTGGACGATGAGATCTGGATGACCGGCATCGGCGTCACGGCGGCCGGCAAGATCCTGGACGACCTGGTCAAGTACCTCACGCCGCTGGCGTCGTAG
- a CDS encoding alpha/beta fold hydrolase — MEGLSYVDVGEGPVSLFVHGVGTSSYLWRNVIAAFRDERRCVAVDLPLHGGSAPRDDLSIPALAEAVEELCEGLGLADVDLVANDTGGAVAQVFAVRHRERLRTLTLTNCDVHTNTPPEAFKPTVDLAARGELAPLTALVLEQPELLAQTAYGEGYERIDDPAALVEAYLRPIFAKPGGGRAFERLLTSIDAKDMIAIEPRLTVLTVPTLLVWGTGDVFFDVSWARWLRDTIPGVKEIVEIEGGRLFFPDERADELVPHLRRFWAQP; from the coding sequence ATGGAAGGCCTCAGCTACGTCGACGTGGGGGAAGGGCCGGTCAGCCTGTTCGTGCACGGCGTCGGCACCAGCTCCTACCTGTGGCGCAACGTCATCGCCGCGTTCCGCGACGAGCGCCGCTGCGTGGCCGTCGACCTGCCGCTGCACGGCGGCAGCGCACCGCGCGACGACCTGTCGATCCCCGCGCTGGCCGAGGCCGTCGAGGAGCTGTGCGAGGGGCTCGGGCTCGCCGACGTGGATCTCGTCGCCAACGACACCGGCGGCGCCGTCGCCCAGGTCTTCGCCGTACGCCACCGCGAGCGCCTGCGTACGCTCACCCTCACCAACTGCGACGTCCACACCAACACCCCGCCCGAGGCGTTCAAGCCCACGGTCGACCTGGCCGCCAGGGGCGAGCTGGCCCCGCTCACCGCGCTCGTGCTGGAGCAGCCGGAGCTGCTGGCGCAGACCGCGTACGGCGAGGGTTACGAGCGGATCGACGACCCGGCGGCGCTGGTGGAGGCGTACCTGCGGCCGATCTTCGCCAAGCCCGGCGGCGGCCGCGCCTTCGAGCGCCTGCTGACCTCCATCGACGCCAAGGACATGATCGCCATCGAGCCGCGGCTCACCGTGCTGACCGTGCCGACGCTCCTGGTCTGGGGCACGGGAGACGTGTTCTTCGACGTGAGCTGGGCCCGCTGGCTGCGGGACACGATCCCCGGCGTCAAGGAGATCGTCGAGATCGAGGGCGGGCGGCTGTTCTTCCCCGACGAGCGGGCGGATGAGCTGGTGCCGCATCTCAGGCGGTTCTGGGCGCAGCCGTAA